Within the Pirellulales bacterium genome, the region TGCCTATCAGCCTCAACCGCTCTTCGCCAAGCTGGGCTTATTGAAACAGTAGTTCGCCCTTCACCGTACAGCCGTGCGAGCGCTGATTTGGATGGCGGGCCGCAGCCGGTTTTGTCGAGCTATTGGCTAGACGCGGAACGACGCGGGACGCGCCGATTTGGCGATCGTCGCGATCGACAACGGCGGTGATCGCATGGTCTTCGTCGGTCCTGTTTCGACGTATTACGAATTCACGAGTAGTGCGTCGCAGCGGATGACCGACGAGGAATTCAGTTCAAGGATACAATCTGGCAACGAGCCGGATCGCCCGGGGTGGATCAAAGCATTTGATCCGCTGGCGAAGTGATTGAAGTGTCGCCCGCAGCATGGCCGATGCTCGCGATCCACAGCGCGGTCGCTAACAGCGTCCGTCGCGAATCCGCGCGGTTAGTTGACTGTCGCATCTCCGATCGGCTTGGCGACCAGCGAGCCGAGGGCGCGGCGGCCATCGTCGGTGATTCGCGTCTCTTCGATATCGACGTGCTGCAACTCTGGGATTTGCCGCAGCAGGCGGACGGCCGCGTCGGTGACTTGCGTTCGGCGAAGCACCAGATCATGCAACCTCGGCAGCCGCCGCAAGTTTTCGAGGCCCGCGTCGGTCAGGTGCGTTCCTGAGAGGTCAAGCGACGTGAGGCAGTCGAGAGCCGCAAGACATTCAAAGTCCCGATCGGCCAGCTTCTCGGGTTGATGTTTGCAGGCAATGTTGGTCGACAACCGGTTCCTCACGAGCGCAACTTGCTGGCGCAAATCGTCGATGGCCGGCTTCTTCGGCTCGTAGCTCACCGCCACATTTGGCTTCGCCCGCTGAAACTCAATAACCGCTTCATCACTGACGGGCGTTCGCTCAAGATAGAGATGGACCAGCGCTGGCAGAGAACGCAAATGAAGCAGACCTTCGCCGCCGACATTGCAGTTCGACAAGTCAAGCTGTTCCAGATCTGTCAGCCGGCTCAAACAGCTCAAATCGTCGTCGTGGAGGCACTCGCTCCCAAGCCCCAAGCTGACGAGGTGAGGTATTCTCGACAGATTCGCCAATGAGTCGGCGGTGATCGGTCCAGCGTGGCGGATCATCACTCGTCCAGGTCCGCCGAGTCCACGGATCCGCAGCTCGACATTTCGACTCGCGAGCGGTCGCGCATCGTCGGCTGGGCCGACCCTCAGCTCGTCCCGAATGTTCGATTGCCGCAGATCGATCTCGGTGAGGTGAGGACTGTCAGTCAGTTCGACGTTGATCAGTTTTGGCAGGCGCTCCAGCCGAACCGACTCCAGATTCGGATTGCCGACGCACGTTAGGCTCTCCAAGGGCGCGTCGACGACTTGGATGGCGGATACGTTAGAGTTGTCAAATTCAAGGCTGGCGAGAAATGGCAGCGATTCGAGTTTTAGACTTCCTCCGCCGGGAAACCGCACATTTTGAAAACTCAGATCAGACAAATAGTGAAGGTGAAGTACGGCATCGATCTCGGTCGGATTCAGCACAACACCGCTGAGATTGACTGTCTTCAGCATCGACGCCCCATCCAAGTGCAACGCTGGATTGGCCGTTGGACCGATTTGCGAGACGTCGTAGTCGATTTGGACCTCTTGAAGCACGGGCAACGCATCCAAGTCAATCGACGCGAGAAGTGGATTCGTCGCGAGGTAAATGCTACGCAGATTGGGCAGTCCTTCGAGTCGAATGCTCCGAATCGACGTGTTGATCAAGACAAGTTCCTCGAGTGACTTGAATTGCTCGACTAGCTGGACCGCTTTGTCAGAAAGAGCGGGGGATCGGATCAACAGTTTTTCCAAGGACCGAATGTTTCTTAGCTGAGCAAGGCCATCGCCCCTTAGATTGGGGGTGCCAAGACTTAGATTGTGAAGATTGTGCATGCGCGAAAGCGATGCCAAGCCCGCGTCCGTAATTGTTGAGTTGTCGAGCCTCAGATCCTCCAGTTGTGAAAGGCCTGCCAGTCGTTCCAATTCCTCGTCATTGACCGGTGCCTCTAAGAGAGACAAGACCTTCAATCCCGAAAGCCGACCAAGAGGCCGGAATCCGGCATCACTTACTTCGCCGCGACTGAGTTCCAGGTTTGTGAGATGACCGAGCCGTTGCAGCGGCGCGAGAGTGATTTCCGTAAAGTCCTTTGCCTCCAATTTGACCGAGTCAACTCGATCAAATAACGGGCGGATTACGTCTGCGATAGAGTCGGGCAGCCAATCCGGCGGCAGCCAAACAGAATTGACGGCAGTGACGACGCCGTCCGCTTGCCAGGCCTCAATGATCGCCAACTCGTTTTGCCGCTCGCGATGCCAAAACGCGATTGGCGCGACAAGGATTGCCACAAACGCGGTGAGAAGAAATGCAGTCCGCAAACGGAATTGCCACAAGCTACGGTGCCGTCGGCGCCATCGCTGAAAGGCCCACCCCACGGCCAGAACGACGGCCGCCGCAAAGCCGACGTCCACTGCAAAACCGAGCGGGCTCA harbors:
- a CDS encoding DUF3160 domain-containing protein, whose amino-acid sequence is MAIVAIDNGGDRMVFVGPVSTYYEFTSSASQRMTDEEFSSRIQSGNEPDRPGWIKAFDPLAK